One window of the Lacerta agilis isolate rLacAgi1 chromosome 17, rLacAgi1.pri, whole genome shotgun sequence genome contains the following:
- the PPP1R14B gene encoding protein phosphatase 1 regulatory subunit 14B isoform X2, producing MAAPCSPESGPPAAAGTGPRVYFQSPPAGEPAAEEEEGPVRRQGRVTVKYDRKELRKRLHLEEWILEQLTVLYDCQEEEIPELEIDVDELLDMESDESRSARVKVFVADLLDKIRGMQKLSTPQKK from the exons ATGGCGGCTCCTTGCAGCCCAGAGAGCGGCCCCCCGGCGGCTGCGGGGACGGGGCCCCGGGTGTATTTCCAAAGCCCCCCGGCTGGAGAACCGGccgcagaggaagaggagggcccGGTCCGGCGCCAGGGGCGGGTGACGGTGAAATACGATCGCAAAGAGCTCCGAAAGAGGCTCCACTTGGAAGAATGGATCTTGGAACAGCTGACGGTCCTCTACGACTGCCAG GAAGAGGAGATTCCGGAGTTAGAAATAGATGTTGACGAACTCCTGGACATGGAGAGTGATGAGTCTCGGAGCGCCCGAGTGAAG GTTTTTGTTGCCGACTTGTTAGACAAGATCCGTGGGATGCAGAAGCTCAGCACTCCACAGAAGAAGTGA
- the PPP1R14B gene encoding protein phosphatase 1 regulatory subunit 14B isoform X1: MAAPCSPESGPPAAAGTGPRVYFQSPPAGEPAAEEEEGPVRRQGRVTVKYDRKELRKRLHLEEWILEQLTVLYDCQEEEIPELEIDVDELLDMESDESRSARVKELLVDCYKPTEVFVADLLDKIRGMQKLSTPQKK; this comes from the exons ATGGCGGCTCCTTGCAGCCCAGAGAGCGGCCCCCCGGCGGCTGCGGGGACGGGGCCCCGGGTGTATTTCCAAAGCCCCCCGGCTGGAGAACCGGccgcagaggaagaggagggcccGGTCCGGCGCCAGGGGCGGGTGACGGTGAAATACGATCGCAAAGAGCTCCGAAAGAGGCTCCACTTGGAAGAATGGATCTTGGAACAGCTGACGGTCCTCTACGACTGCCAG GAAGAGGAGATTCCGGAGTTAGAAATAGATGTTGACGAACTCCTGGACATGGAGAGTGATGAGTCTCGGAGCGCCCGAGTGAAG gAGCTCCTGGTCGACTGTTACAAGCCCACAGAG GTTTTTGTTGCCGACTTGTTAGACAAGATCCGTGGGATGCAGAAGCTCAGCACTCCACAGAAGAAGTGA